Proteins from a genomic interval of Vicia villosa cultivar HV-30 ecotype Madison, WI unplaced genomic scaffold, Vvil1.0 ctg.001098F_1_1, whole genome shotgun sequence:
- the LOC131633219 gene encoding uncharacterized protein LOC131633219, whose protein sequence is MIHEKWVQNGLIDFSHDSCPACEGSTRGCADLQEDILNLIGLGLLGKKIKGRKGHNYIEEEMTYGPLDSMLWEVPQRIPKHNRGLYISAKYEDNILTDVLVDAGSSLNIMPCSTLESLSYQGAPFRPNVSVLTFEGFSHTVLGEIDLPICIGPRDFDITFQVMEIYPAYSCLLGRPWIHNAGAVPSTFHQMLKYPSKDKIITVYGEQTMFICQLFSVPNIEEITAQFQAL, encoded by the coding sequence ATGATACACGAGAAATGGGTCCAAAATGGATTAATTGACTTTAGCCACGATAGTTGTCCCGCTTGTGAAGGAAGCACGCGAGGTTGTGCTGATCTACAAGAAGACATTCTGAATCTGATAGGTTTGGGCTTGCTAGGCAAAAAAATCAAAGGAAGAAAAGGACATAATTACATTGAAGAAGAAATGACCTATGGGCCACTTGACAGTATGCTGTGGGAAGTTCCTCAAAGGATTCCAAAGCACAACCGTGGCCTATACATATCAGCAAAGTATGAAGACAACATTTTGACAGATGTACTGGTAGACGCTGGTTCATCTCTGAACATTATGCCATGTAGCACCTTGGAAAGTTTATCCTATCAAGGGGCACCTTTTAGACCAAATGTCAGTGTACTGACTTTTGAAGGATTCTCACATACTGTGCTTGGAGAGATTGATCTTCCTATCTGCATCGGACCTCGTGATTTTGATATCACCTTTCAAGTGATGGAAATTTATCCCGCTTACAGCTGTTTGTTGGGAAGACCTTGGATTCACAATGCTGGAGCTGTCCCTTCCACTTTTCACCAGATGTTAAAATACCCTTCGAAGGACAAAATAATAACTGTTTACGGAGAGCAGACCATGTTTATTTGTCAATTATTCTCTGTTCCTAACATTGAAGAAATTACAGCTCAGTTCCAAGCTTTATGA